In the Candidatus Delongbacteria bacterium genome, GCGGCCAGATCGAGATAACGGAAGGCCAGCCCGTCGTCGAGCTGGAGTCTGTCACTCAGTGCCTGAACCAGTTTGAAGGCGACACCGACTGCCGCCAGTTCGCGGAAGGGATACCCGCAGGATTCGACCTTAGGGTTGAGGATGGCGTTGGCGTTGGGCAATTCGTCGCCCGGCCGGTGGTGATCGCAGATGATCACATCCATGCCAAGCTCTCGTGCATAGCGGATCTGGTCAACGGCCGTGATGCCCGTGTCCACGGTCACCAGCAGGCGATCACCCTGGGCCCAGCACTCCCCGATGGCTGTCTCGGACAGGCCGTAGCCGTCGTTCTGTCGCTCGGGTATCCGGTAGGATACGCGTCCACCCAGGTCTTTCAGTACCAGGTAGAGCAGCGATACGCTGGTGACACCATCCACATCGTAATCGCCATACACGACGATCCGTCGGCGATCCGTGAGCGCCCCGATCAGGGTATCCACGGCCTTGGCCATGTCCGCCATCTGCATGGGATCCTGAAGGTCCTTGAGGCTGGGAGTGAAAAAGGCCTGAATCTCGTCGGCCGAATTCAGTCCCCTGTTCAGCAGGATCGCCGCGATGACGGGCGAGATGTTCAGTGATTCAGCGACATCCGCAACTCGTTGGCTGGACTGAATATCCCCTGGGTGTTCCCAGAGAATCTCCATGTCTGCTCCATCTATCGTTCATCACACACTTCGATTCTCGAGTGGACGAATGTCCACGGGGCGGCGGCTTGCGCGCAGGGATCGCGACGTGCTCGCCCGATGTGCCGCTCGGGCACCGCGTCCAGCAGAACTGTGGCCCGAAGTCCGCCCATAAGCCGGATTCTGTCTCCGCCGAAACGGAGGGTGGCCATTGATCTATGCGACCTACCCGGGAGTTTCCGGTCTGCGACCGGAACCTTTGCATTCCGGCAAGCCGGAATGCTGGTGTCCGTCCGTCAGGCCATGAAGCGGGCCGCTCGTGCTCCCTGCTTGGTCTTGCTTCGGATGGGGTTTACCCTGCCACGACGGTTGCCCGCCGCGCGGTGCGCTCTTGCATTGAGCCAGGTTGATCCCCGGCCGCACCATTTCACCCTTGCCCGCGTCTTCGCAAGCGAAGACGTTGGCGGTATATTTTCTGTGGCACTTTCCGTCGCCTCGCGGCGCCCCTTGCGGGCATCCTGCCCTGTGAAGTCCGGACTTTCCTCGCTGTGCACGACACAGAAGGCTGCCAGATTGCACAGACCCTCTGTGTCGAGCACAACGCGGCCACCGAACGGGCTTCGGGCCACAGTTCTGCTTCTTCCCAAATCCATGGGAATTCCCATGGTCACACCACGTTCCGGCACAGGCCGGTTCGCTCAGTCCTGGATCAGGAGCTGGTCGCTGACGAGCACGCGACCACAGGTCTCACACAGGATCAGTTCGTTCATGGCGCGCACTCGCGTGATGGTCTGGGGCGGCAGGGTGTGGAAACAGCCGCCGCAGCTGGTGCTGCGATTGATGGCCACCACGCTGCGTCCGTCCTTGGCCTTGAGAATGCGCTCGTAGTGGGCCAGCAAGCGAGGTTTCACCTGGGCCGCGGCCACATCGCGCTCTTTCTGGAGCAGGGCCGCCTGCTTGGAGGTGCGCTCATTGAACTCCGCGTAACGGGCATTCATTTCCGCAAGCCGGGTCTCCAGTTCGCCCACCTGGCTGGAACTGGTTTCCAGTTCCCGCTCGGCTTCGGCCAGGGATTCCATGGCCTGCGTCAGCTTGGAATCGTTGTCAGCCAGGCTTTCCTGGTGCCAATCTATCTCGCGCGTGACCGCCTCGTACTCCTGGTTGGTCTGGGTGCCGAAGAGCCGCTCCTGCAGGGAGTTGATCTTGCGTTTCAGCTCGTCTCCGGCCTTCTCCCGCTTGCTGATGTCCACGTGCAGTTCCTGGCGGCTGGTTTCCGCTCCGGAACGCCGTTGCTTCAGCTCGACGAATTCCTTCTCGATACGCTTAAGCTCCATGGGCAGGGTGCCCTTGGAGATTTCGAGCTCACGGAATCGGTCGTCGATCTTCTGCAGCTCCATCAACAGGCGCAATTGCTCTTTCAAGGTGGTCCTCCACGGGCGATCTAAAAAAAATGCACCCCCCCGGGGTGCATTTGAACTGCAGAAGTCAGTCTACGGACAAGATGAGGCGACCGTCACGCACGCAAATACCCGGATGTCGCACCGCCCCTCCCCTCCGTTGAACAGGGATCTAATATAGAAAGGATGCTCTCGAGTGCAAAGCTGGATTCCGGCTTTTTCACCCAAGCCGGCGATCGAGAAACAGCTTCAGCTCATGGCAGACATCCACTGAACCCGCAATGAGATTTCCGGTCTGGATCGCGTCTTCCTGACCCGGCCCCTGGGTGGCTCCCTGGGCCTCTTCGATGAGGACAAGCCCGGCCATCAGGTCCCAGGGCGAGAGATGGATTTCGAAAAAAGCATCAAAAATTCCGGCCGCGGTATAAGCCAGGTCAAGGGCAGCACTTCCGGCTCGGCGGATGCCGCCACTGAGCGGCAGCAGATCCACGAAGAGCTGGGTATAGAGCCTGGCCAGATCGCGATTCCGGACAGGAAATCCGGTGGCGAGAAACGCCCCTTCCAGATTGGGGCGGGTGCTGCACCGAATTGCCTGCTCGGGGGCACCCTTTCTGCTGACCCAGGCCCCTCCCCCTTGCCAGGCGAAGTATTCATCCTCGAGGCAGACATCGACAACCAGACCGAGAATCGGTCGAAATGGGGCCATCTCGGGGAATCGCCCACCGCAGAGCACCCGGGGAGCCACCCGTTCGACCAGCGCGATGGACACCGCGAATGCCGGAAACCCATGCATGAAGTTGCTTGTGCCATCCAGAGGGTCCACGACCCAGACACGCTGATGCCCCTCCAGATCCCGGCCGCCCTCTTCTCCCAGGAATCCGATTCCGGGAAACTTCTTGGCCAGAATCTCGCGGATCAGACCCTCGCACTCCAGATCCACGCGGGTCACGAAGTCCTGATGCCCTTTCAGGACGACTGCCAGATCCGTCCCACTGCGAAAAGCTTGACGGATGACGGACGCTGCGGCAGCACCGGCTTCACGGGCAGCTTCAAGAAGCGGGCCAGCCTCATTGTGGGTCATCGCACCAGCTCCTCGCGATAGGTGTCGCCCGACTCGAATCGCACGGGGCCAATCCCGGGCGCCAACCAGAGGCGAAACTCCAGTTGCTGGCCCATGGCATCCACTCCGAAGCGCCTGAGCAGTTCCTCGTTCACCAGATACTCCATCCCGAACGCCCAGAGGTTTCGCTCGTCGGCACGTTCAAGGTGCTGCCATCCCAGCTTGCGGGCCTGGAAGCCGGGCAGATACTCGACCAGCGAAGAGTCCGCTTCCAGTGGCCAATCCAGCAGCCCCATGGTCAGGGAGAAATCGGGCAGCAAGAGTTCCATGCTGCGCTCATGCACGATCAGTTGCGGATTGCCAACCAGACCGCGATGACGCGGGTCATTGAAAGCCAGTCCCTTGCGACCCGCTTCGCGCGTATCCACGATCGCGGTCTCCAGCTGGTAGCGGAAGTTTCCCCCATCGGCGCGCTGGACCTCGAACGTGCGGCGCATTCCGGATGAATCCGGGAAGAGTTCGAGCAGCCCGGTCGGTTGAGGTGGCCCCTGACAGGCCAGGCAAACAAGGATCAGCGGCAAACAGTACAGAACAGCACGCATGTCACGTCCCTTCCGGAGACCAGACGACCTCGACCTTCAGACGGTCCTGGTCCTCGAAGAACAAGGCCACCGAATTCGTGCCACTGGCATAAGGCCAGCGATCTTCATAGAGCATGGATATCCCCTGACTTTCCAGCCAACTTTTGAGGGAGAAGACCCGCTCCCGGCTTTCCGCCCGGAAAGCCAGATGATTCAGCCCGGGGCGGCAGCGATGGAACCCGGATCTGGCGAATCGAGCCTCCGCCTGGACGAAAACGAGATAGGCCCCAGTGCTGTCATCGATGAAACTCACTCCCTGTGGCCATTCCTGATGCAGGCGCCACCCCAGCCGGGCAAACAGTGGGTCCCAGAACTCACGGCACGCCGCAAGCT is a window encoding:
- a CDS encoding inositol monophosphatase, translated to MTHNEAGPLLEAAREAGAAAASVIRQAFRSGTDLAVVLKGHQDFVTRVDLECEGLIREILAKKFPGIGFLGEEGGRDLEGHQRVWVVDPLDGTSNFMHGFPAFAVSIALVERVAPRVLCGGRFPEMAPFRPILGLVVDVCLEDEYFAWQGGGAWVSRKGAPEQAIRCSTRPNLEGAFLATGFPVRNRDLARLYTQLFVDLLPLSGGIRRAGSAALDLAYTAAGIFDAFFEIHLSPWDLMAGLVLIEEAQGATQGPGQEDAIQTGNLIAGSVDVCHELKLFLDRRLG